The following proteins are co-located in the Planococcus plakortidis genome:
- the thpR gene encoding RNA 2',3'-cyclic phosphodiesterase, translated as MSTHYFIGIRIPGQIAEKIGQARDSWELTTHKRLTPPADMHITLVFIGEDRFGELEEIAKRLGQIGQAPFHLRLAGVKTFGNAETPRIVYAALADSPELMELQQAVGQQLDSLKLSTDPKPFVPHITLASRWKGGSLPKDWPLEKLDFRVDAFSLFEIHPRETPRYKEIQTYQLKGRA; from the coding sequence ATGAGCACGCATTATTTTATCGGAATCCGGATTCCCGGGCAAATAGCAGAAAAGATTGGGCAAGCGAGAGACTCCTGGGAGCTGACTACCCATAAACGTCTAACGCCTCCTGCGGATATGCATATTACATTGGTCTTTATCGGCGAAGACCGCTTCGGGGAATTGGAAGAAATCGCAAAACGGCTCGGGCAAATCGGCCAAGCGCCGTTTCACTTGCGGCTTGCCGGTGTGAAGACCTTCGGCAATGCCGAAACGCCGCGCATCGTCTATGCCGCGCTCGCTGACAGCCCTGAATTGATGGAACTTCAACAAGCTGTAGGGCAACAATTGGATTCGCTGAAGCTTTCGACCGATCCGAAACCCTTTGTGCCGCATATCACGCTTGCCAGCCGTTGGAAAGGTGGCAGCTTGCCGAAAGATTGGCCGCTGGAAAAGCTGGACTTCCGCGTCGATGCGTTCTCTTTATTCGAGATTCATCCACGGGAAACTCCGCGCTATAAAGAAATTCAAACTTATCAATTGAAAGGCCGCGCATAA
- a CDS encoding diacylglycerol/lipid kinase family protein: MDIVFIINPTAGNGAALKKWRKFSGTVDFPHEQFVTRSSGHAFQLVDQLKRRERETLVVGFGGDGTMREIAAAAAGSRQLFIASVPAGSGNDFARTFSCFSAAQEISGFLASPKGKLTDIGQVGVEIEQLFASSSGIGFDAAVAHAVNRSRVKYWLNKVGLGKLAYLIFVVITLFTFKKFRLTVELDGAVHHFEDVWLATVSNQPYFGGGMKISPHSSVDDGQLEVTVVHRLSRLKLLAVFGTVFSGSHTKFPEVVQFSGKHFSFAVDRPVPRHVDGDEAGITDAQKKVNFRVSAKQWRQAKL; this comes from the coding sequence ATGGATATTGTCTTTATCATTAACCCAACAGCCGGCAATGGGGCGGCACTTAAAAAATGGCGCAAATTTTCGGGAACGGTCGATTTTCCCCATGAACAATTCGTCACACGATCTTCAGGGCACGCGTTCCAATTGGTTGATCAATTGAAACGAAGAGAACGGGAAACTTTGGTGGTCGGCTTTGGCGGAGACGGGACGATGCGTGAAATTGCCGCAGCTGCGGCCGGCTCACGGCAACTATTCATCGCCTCGGTCCCCGCCGGATCAGGCAATGATTTTGCGCGTACGTTCAGTTGTTTTTCCGCAGCGCAGGAAATTAGCGGTTTTTTGGCAAGCCCTAAAGGAAAGTTAACCGACATCGGGCAAGTGGGAGTTGAAATAGAGCAGCTATTTGCCAGCAGTTCCGGCATTGGCTTTGATGCCGCTGTCGCACACGCTGTCAATCGTTCGCGAGTAAAGTACTGGCTGAATAAGGTCGGGCTGGGCAAATTGGCGTATTTGATTTTTGTGGTCATCACTCTGTTTACGTTCAAAAAATTCCGCCTCACGGTCGAATTGGATGGAGCGGTCCATCATTTTGAGGATGTGTGGCTCGCGACCGTCAGCAATCAGCCTTATTTTGGCGGCGGCATGAAAATATCGCCTCATTCGTCTGTCGATGATGGACAGCTCGAAGTGACGGTCGTTCACCGCCTATCGAGATTGAAACTATTGGCTGTTTTTGGTACGGTATTTAGCGGAAGCCATACGAAATTTCCGGAAGTCGTACAGTTCAGCGGCAAGCATTTTTCGTTCGCCGTGGACCGTCCCGTGCCGCGCCATGTGGACGGGGACGAGGCAGGAATAACGGATGCGCAAAAGAAAGTAAATTTTCGTGTTTCAGCGAAACAATGGCGTCAAGCAAAATTATAA